A stretch of Campylobacter gracilis DNA encodes these proteins:
- the pyk gene encoding pyruvate kinase, giving the protein MLKKTKILATIGPASDSEEMMSAMVKAGCNAFRMNFSHGTHEYHEANLNKIRAVEKSLGVRVGVFQDISGPKIRVGKLEENFKLKTGDKITFLPREIIGKKTAPGEYELCINHPEILPLMKTGEFIYLYDGSIRAKVVAVSEQGVQAVLENDGFLSSNKGVNFPNTRLNIDVITQKDLADLRWGAAHGVNFVGISFVQSQNDILRVREILNSLGSKAKIYAKIEKFDAVENIEQIIEASDGIMVARGDLGIEMPFYEIPRIQKRIIALANARSKPVITATQMMLSMTEHERATRAEISDVANAVLDGTDAVMLSEESAIGKNPAAVVAAMSKTIRETEKIYPYDKFNDYDFYDETDMITSSTAALAARLGAGAILSITGSGRSAIKLARNRAKIDIIAIAHDEQTAHALSLVWGVNPAMVKEKTSINSLLARIISEALQRGLIEEGGTYVMTAGFQSGHPGSTDYIRIIKKDQIDFYRDAAETGFESKI; this is encoded by the coding sequence ATGCTTAAAAAAACTAAAATCCTAGCGACCATCGGGCCCGCAAGCGACAGCGAAGAGATGATGAGCGCGATGGTAAAGGCGGGCTGCAACGCCTTTAGGATGAACTTCAGCCACGGCACGCACGAGTATCACGAGGCAAATTTAAACAAAATTCGCGCCGTAGAAAAAAGTCTGGGCGTGCGTGTAGGCGTCTTTCAGGACATCAGCGGCCCAAAAATCCGCGTCGGCAAACTCGAGGAAAATTTCAAACTAAAAACGGGCGATAAGATCACCTTCCTTCCTCGCGAAATCATCGGCAAAAAGACCGCCCCGGGCGAATACGAGCTGTGTATCAACCACCCTGAAATTTTGCCGCTGATGAAGACGGGTGAGTTTATCTACCTCTACGACGGCTCGATCCGCGCCAAAGTAGTCGCGGTAAGCGAGCAAGGCGTGCAAGCAGTGCTTGAAAACGACGGCTTTTTGAGCTCGAATAAGGGGGTGAACTTCCCAAACACCCGCCTAAATATCGACGTCATCACGCAAAAAGACCTCGCGGATCTGCGCTGGGGCGCGGCGCACGGCGTAAATTTCGTAGGCATCTCCTTCGTGCAGTCTCAAAACGACATCCTGCGCGTGCGCGAAATTTTAAACTCGCTGGGCTCAAAAGCTAAAATTTACGCCAAGATCGAGAAATTCGACGCGGTCGAAAATATAGAGCAGATCATCGAGGCAAGCGACGGCATAATGGTCGCGCGCGGAGATCTGGGCATCGAGATGCCGTTTTATGAGATCCCGCGCATCCAAAAGCGCATCATAGCGTTAGCCAACGCCCGCTCAAAGCCCGTCATCACCGCCACGCAGATGATGCTTAGCATGACCGAGCACGAGCGCGCCACTAGAGCCGAGATCAGCGACGTCGCAAATGCCGTGCTAGACGGCACCGACGCCGTGATGCTAAGCGAGGAAAGCGCTATCGGCAAAAACCCCGCAGCCGTAGTCGCCGCGATGAGCAAGACGATCCGCGAGACCGAAAAGATCTATCCTTACGATAAATTTAACGATTACGACTTCTACGACGAGACCGATATGATCACTTCAAGCACCGCAGCGCTTGCCGCAAGGCTGGGCGCGGGCGCGATACTTTCGATCACGGGCTCGGGGCGCTCGGCGATCAAACTCGCACGCAACCGCGCCAAAATCGACATCATCGCAATCGCGCACGACGAGCAGACCGCGCACGCGCTAAGTCTCGTGTGGGGCGTAAATCCCGCGATGGTTAAGGAAAAAACGAGCATCAACTCGCTGCTCGCACGTATCATAAGCGAGGCTCTGCAGCGCGGGCTCATCGAAGAAGGCGGCACCTACGTGATGACGGCGGGCTTTCAAAGCGGACATCCGGGCAGTACCGACTACATCCGCATCATCAAAAAAGATCAGATCGATTTCTACCGCGACGCGGCAGAAACGGGCTTTGAAAGTAAAATTTAA